The Cellulophaga sp. RHA19 genome includes the window AGGATCTTGTGTGGATTAGGAATGAAGAATTTAATTTACGAACCATAACTATTGCCTATTATTTTTTATTAAAGACAGATGATGTAGATTTAAATAAGAATAAATACAACGCTAAATGGTTTCCTGTTAACAACTTACCAGAAGTTGGCTTTGACCATAAAAACATTATCTTAGAAGCTTATGAAGATTTAAAAGTAAAATGCTTGTCTGAACCTATAATTTTTAAATTATTACCAGACAAATTTACCATTAATGAGGTTCAAGATCTTTACCAGTCTATTTTATGTATAGAAATTGATAATAGAAACTTTAGACGAAAGCTTATTAATAAAAAATACATCATAGCTTTAGATGAAAAACAGGTTGGCGTTTCTAAAAAACCTGCACAATTGTATATGTTTAGTAAAGATATATATGATAAAATGTTTCAGAAAAATTATTTAATTAGCATATAATAAACTCTTAGTTATTAAAAATAAAAAACCGGTTATTAAAAAATAACCGGTTTTTTAAAACTAACTCAACTACTAACCAATTTAACTACCAACTACAAATAGTTAAATTTCAATCAATCTAAAAAAACTACTATTATCAAAAATCTTATTTACACTACAAAGATGCGGTATTTAGTAATGCTAATGTTGAACAATCTGTGTATTGGTAGTGGTTTTCTGTAAATACCCTATTTAATTCTGTAATTGTATTTTACACTAATATACCTTTAGATGTGCATACTCAAAAACACAAAAAGCCAGTTATAGTAGAATAACTGACTTTTGTAAAATTGATATTGTTTACCGACTAATTTAAATAATTTTGAACCGTTGTTGCGCGTTCGCTAACGTGATTTTTTAATTCGTCTACCGCTATATAAAAATCTGCACTAGAATTTAAGAATGTATGCCCTTCTAACTCTGTAGTTGCATAAGGTTCTATTAATGATGCATAATTAGTGTATTTAGATTGCATAGTACTAGTATTAAATGCATTGTCTACTACATCTTGTACATAAGCATTATAGGTAGTTTTATAAATATCATCTGCATATAAATAGCCAATTAAAGGCCATTCTGTTGAGTTTATATCAGAAAAATCTAAAGCTAAAGAGCTTTGCATATTTCCATTTTGTAATGCTTCATTATTGTCCCAAGGTATCCATTGTAACTTTTCTGTATCTGGATTGTTGTATAAAAAGTAATTATGCGTCATTCTACCATACGTATCCCAGTTTTGTATAACAGTATTTACAGCTAAATATTTTAAAAACTTATCTGTATCAAAAACCGATTCTAAATTTGTTCTCCAAGTTTCAGGGTCTGTAGTTCTATTCTCTGCGTGTAAAGCTTCAAAAACGCTTAAAATATCTGAATAATCTTCATCGTCTTCATTTGTTTTCTTTACAAAAACATCTTCAGTAAAAGAGCCATCTGCAAAGCTTGCGCCATCACCATCTGGTTTGTACAAGTTTCCATCATTATCTGCAAACTGCGTATCTATAACTG containing:
- a CDS encoding NUDIX hydrolase; this translates as MEQKKILNISVDCVVFGFDTITKSLNVLLIKRYLEKDKEVLVDDYVLTGYHVYEDETLDQTATRVLEELTGLKNQYKKQFKAFGDPNRLMNKKDLVWIRNEEFNLRTITIAYYFLLKTDDVDLNKNKYNAKWFPVNNLPEVGFDHKNIILEAYEDLKVKCLSEPIIFKLLPDKFTINEVQDLYQSILCIEIDNRNFRRKLINKKYIIALDEKQVGVSKKPAQLYMFSKDIYDKMFQKNYLISI